In the Campylobacter sputorum subsp. sputorum genome, TAACACAAAAACAGATAGAAGCCCAAACCTATAAGTTAGAAATTTTAAAAACCTCTTGCGATAATTCACAAAATCCACAAGTATGCGAACAAGCGGGCGATAGTGCAAATGCTTTAGGAAAATACGATATAGCTATAAAATATTATGATATTTCTTGCAAACAAAACTTTTTTTCATCTTGCATTAAACTTGCAAATGTTTATGAAACAGCAACACAATCTAACATAAAAGATGAGATAAAAGCTTTACAAATTTATGATCAAACATGCAAAAAGGGTGATAAATTTTCTTGCACAAAAGCAGGTGATTTCTTTTATAAAAAAGACGACATAAAAACAGCACTTGAATATTTCAACTATGCTTGCGGTCTTTATGAGATAAAGTCATGTTTTTTGATGGCTGAAATATTTGAAAAAGGTAAAGGCGAAATTCCAAAAGACTTAGAAATAGCAAAAAATATATATACAACCATTTGTTTTAGAGGTGATAGTGATGGTTGTAAAAAAATGAAAAAATTAGATAAGTAAAACCTACTTATCTAGCTTATGTGTTTTGTATTTGCGGATCTCCAAAAAGTCTGTTCATATAAGATATATTTTCATCTTCTTTGTTTTTGTTTAAATTTAGACTTTGATTATCATCAATTTTTATATCAGAAGTCTTTAATTCATTTAAAGAATTTTGCGTTTGTATTTCTTCATTGGTTTCGTTTTTTAAATTTACATTTTCTATATTTTTGTCATTTTTTTGGATATTTTCTTCTTTTGTATAAGAATCTATTTTTATTTTGGTTTCTTTATCGAAAGTTTGTCTTAAAACTTTCATTATGACAGACGAACTTTTACGAAGAATATCTTGGTTTTCGCCACTGGCACTTGAGTTTAAAAACATTATATTGCTTTCAAATTTTACAAACTCTATGCATACATCAAAGCATTTTCCAAGTTCATAACTTCTATCGTATAAATTTTTTAAAAATTCATCATAATGTGCTTTCTTAGGTTTATCAAAACTTACTGGCGTAGAAGTATCTAAAGTATTTAATTTATCTTTTTCTAAAGAGCTTATCATCTCATCTATACTCTTTAAATTTGTAGCTTCCATCATCATAAAAAACATCAAAAGCAAAACAAAATTGTCATCTACATCCACACTAAGCATAGTTTTTGATTTTGATAGAATTTTAAAAAATCTTTCACAAAGCAACAAAGAATATCTGCTATCTTTATTTAAAAATTTATCTTTTAGATTAACAATCATCTCATCTATTATATTTTGAGTTTCATATCCTTCAAGTTCTTTTGCAAGATTTATTAACTCGTTTTTGTCGTTTTTAAGTATAGTTTCAAAAATTTTTTCTATTTTATCTGGGTCTAAAAGTCCAAGCATAGAAGAAACAGATGCTTTTGTTAAATTTGAGTTTGTAAATATTATAGCTTGATCAAGTAAAGTCAGTGTATCTCTAAGAGAACCGCTTCCAGATCTTGCAAGTATTTGAAGAACGCCGTCTTCATATTTTATATTTTCACTACTTAAAATAAACTGCAGGTGTTTTACTATTTCGTTTTTATTTATAGGTCTAAATCTAAAATGCTGCGTTCGCGATATGATAGTAAGGGGCAATTTTAACGGATCTGTTGTAGCAAGTATAAATTTAACATACTCAGGTGGCTCTTCAAGAGTTTTTAAAAGAGCGTTAAAAGCTTCTTTTGTAAGCATATGAACTTCATCTATGATAAAAATTTTAAATCTTGCTATAGCTGGTTTATATCTAGTTTGTTCTATAAGATCCCTTATATCATCTATTTTCCTATGGCTTGCAGCATCCATCTCTATGATATCAATGTGGCGATTTTCATTTGCCATTTTACAATTATCACAAATTTCGCAAGGCATAGAGCTAGGCCCCTCAGAACAAACCATAGCTTTTGCAAAAATTCTTGCAGTTGATGTTTTACCACTTCCTCTAAGTCCAGAAAAAAGATACGCATGACCCAATCTTTGTGTATCAAGAGCATTTTTTAAACTTTTTACTACCTGTTCTTGTCCTATCAATCCATCAAAGTTACTGGGTCTATATTTAAGTGCTAATGCCAACAATTTTCCTCAAAATAAAATAAAATTATATTTTAACACACCATTCATAATAAATCTCTTTATATATCTATATAAATATAGTTTTATTTTGCTATAATAGTGGAAATTTATAGATGTGGGGATAAAAAATGAATAAAAAAATAGTTATAATAATTATAACAATAGCTCTTATACTTGGAATTGTTTTATCAAATATATCTTTTGAAAAAAACCAAAATAATATAATTTCAAAAGATCAAATATCTAAAAACTTAGAACCTTTAGAGTGTAATTTATCAGAACATCCTTGCAAAGCGACTTATAACTCAAAAGAAATTGAAATATCTCTTAGTCCTAGACCAATACAAGTAATGACGCCGCTTGATTTATCAATTTCTGGACTTGATAGTGATATCAAAGATTTAAATGTGAGATTTAATGGTGTAAATATGGATATGGGAACAATTAAGGCAAATTTAAAAAGTGTTGGTTTAAAACATATGGCAACAGTCACGCTTAGTGCTTGTGTTATTAGTGTAATGAGATATGAACTTGCCGTGTATTCAGGAGACAAAGACCTAAACATCAAAGTATATTTTGATGTTTATCAATAATCTTTAATCATTCATTACAGCTAAAAGCTCTTCATTATTTTTAGTTTTAAGCATTTTAGAATATAAAAATTTAAGAGCTTCCACATCATCCATACTTGACATTGCGCTTCGTATAATCCAAATTCTTTGTAAATTATCTGGACCTTGTAAAAGTTCTTCTTTTCTAGTTCCGCTTTTTAAAATATCTATAGCCGGATAAATTCTTCTATCAGATATATTTCTATCAAGAACTATTTCACTATTTCCAGTTCCTTTAAACTCTTCAAATATAACTTCATCCATTCTTGAACCGGTATCTATGAGTGCTGTTGCCACGATAGTAAGACTACCGCCTTCTTCTATATTTCTAGCTGCACCAAAAAATCTTTTTGGCTTATGAAGTGCATTTGCATCCACGCCACCTGTTAAAACTTTACCACTTGAAGGAGTTACTGTGTTATACGCTCTTGCCAGTCTGGTTATAGAATCAAGAAGTATAATGACATCTTTTTTCATCTCAACCAAACGCTTTGCTTTTTCTATAACAAGCTCCGCAACTCTTACATGATTTATCGCAGGCTGATCAAAAGTTGAACTATAAACCTCGCCTTTTACACATCTTTGCATATCTGTAACTTCTTCTGGTCTTTCATCAACCAAAAGAACCATTAAATGAACCTCTGGATGGTTTATAGCAATACCATGGGCTAATTCTTTCATTAATTCTGTTTTACCACTTCTTGGAGGTGCTACTATCAATCCGCGTTGTCCTTTTCCAATAGGAGTAAAAAGATCTAAAACCCTTCCTGTTAATTTTGAAGATTCATACTCTAAAACTATTTTTTTAGTAGGAAAAAGCGGTGTTAGATTATCAAAAAGGGGTCTATCTTTAGCTTCTTGCAAAGGCATATAATTAACTGCTTCTATTTTTAATAAAGCATAATATTTCTCTTGATCTTTTGGCTCTCTAACTTGACCTGTAACTATATCCCCAACCCTAAGAGCAAATTTGCGAATTTGAGACTGACTAACATAAGCATCATTGGCAGTATCGCTAAAATTTGCATCCATTGCCCTTAAAAATCCATAACCATCATTTGTAATCTCAAGAATTCCGGTAAATAGTATAAAGCCACCCTGTTTGGTTTGGGCTTTTAGTATTTCAAAGCATAGTTCTTGTCTTCTAAATTCTCGCGGATTTTCAACTCCAATCTCTTCAGCTATATCAACCAAACTTTTAATATCTAAAAGTCTTAAATCCTCTATCTTGTAGCCATCAACAGGAATGTGTGTCCTTTGATGCTGTTTTTTGCCATTTTCCATCGTTCCTCTTTAAATTTTGCGTAGAATCACAAAAAAGAATAAAAGTAGTTTTTTAAAACTATTATTCTAGTTAAATTTTTAAAAATTGTCAAGAAATACCAGTGTAAAATAAAATTGTAGTGCAACAACTTATTATCAATCTAGATTTTTTACTAATTTTTGGATTTACAATAAATATATCTTTATAAATACCTAAATTTTTACCATTTAAAACTTTGTCTATAATGGAAATATTCATATAAATATCTAAAAAATAAACTATAAATAGGCTTATCATAATAAAATTATTTACATTTAGTGCAAATATAATAAAACAAAGTAATATAAAATTTCCTTTTGACATTAAAAATAAAATGGGAAATTTTGTATAATTTTTTATATATTCTTGAATAATATCTAAAAAATTTTCACTTTTAACTAAATAAATATCAATAATCTCAAATAGGAAAAATATAAAAGAAAGATAAAATATATTCATATTATAAATATTAAATTTGGTTGCAGAGGACGGATTTGAACCGCCGACCTTCGGGTTATGAGCCCGACGAGCTACCACTGCTCTACTCTGCGATAAAATCTAACTTTACTAGACTACTAGTGGATGGGGTAAGAGGATTCGAACCTCTGAATGACTGGACCAAAACCAGTTGCCTTACCGCTTGGCTATACCCCAATATCATAAAACGAAATGTAATTATATCTAATCATAATTTAAATGTCAAGTATTTTAAAAACAAATTTAATTTTCTTTAAAAGCACCTATTTTTAAAATTTTATTCATTCTGTTTTTTAAAAGTTCATCTTTTGGAAGATTATAAAGCTCATCTAATGTATTTAATACATAAGCCCCAATAGCTTTGGCGGCTCCATCTTTATCCCTATGAGCACCATTTATAGGCTCTTTTATAACATCATCTATCAAATTTAATTCCATTAAATCATCTGCTGTTATTTTCATTGCTTTAGTTGCTATTTCGTTTTTTAATGGATCATTCCAAAGAATAGCAGCACAACCCTCGGGCGAAATCACTGAAAACACTGAATTGGTAAGCATGGCAAGTCTATCTACAACACCTATTGCTAAAGCACCGCCGCTTCCTCCCTCGCCAATAACTATAGCTATCGTTGGTGTAGCGATATCGCTTAGAGCAAACAAATTTCTAGCTATAGCCTCACTTTGTCCTCTCTCTTCAGCTCCAATCCCAGGATATGCACCAGGAGTGTCTATTAAAAATACAACAGGCAAAGAGAACTTTTCAGCCATTTTAGCAAATCTTAAAGCTTTTCTATAACCCTCAGGATGAGGCATCCCAAAATTTCTTTTTAGTTTATTCTTAGTCCCTCTTCCTTTTTGTTCGCCTATTACCATAACTTTTTGCTCTGCAATATATCCAACATAGCAAACAATTGCTGGGTCATCTCTATAAGCTCTATCTCCATGGAGTTCATATGAATCTGTTAGTAAAGCTCTTATATAATCTAATGCATAAGGTCTATCGGGATGCCTAGCAAGGCTTAAACGTTGAAATTCGTTTAAATTTTTATATGTTTTTGAAATTTCTTTTTCTAAATTTTTACCTAAAATTTCAACAGCGTGAGTGTCACCTTTTATCTTAGCTGCGGCTATACTCTCATCAAGTTGTTTGATATTTTTTTCAAAATCTAGATAATTAGCCAATTTTAATCCAATCTTTTAAAAATCAAAGAGCCATTAGTTCCACCAAAACCGAATGAATTGCTCATTACTGCTTTTAATTCGGCTTTTCTTGCTTTATTTGGAACATAGTCTAAATCACATTCTTCATCAGGTGTTGTATAATTTATAGTGGGAGGAATAGTGCCTTCTTGCATAGCCATTAAACAAATTACGGCTTCAATTGCTCCAGCAGCACCTAAACAATGTCCAGTTTGACCTTTTGTTGAACTAACAGGAGGAACTTTTGAACCAAAAATTTGCTTTAATGCAGCCGTTTCATTTTTATCATTTATAGATGTTGAGGTGCCATGTGCATTAATATAATCTATATTGATATTTCCTGCCATATTTAATGCTTTTTTCATAGCTCTAGTAGGTCCATCTACTACCGGAGAGGTTATATGATGAGCATCTCCGCTTTCACCAAATCCTACTAACTCTGCATAAATCTTAGCTCCTCTAGCAATGGCATCTTCATAGCTTTCTAATACCAAAGCAGCAGCACCCTCTCCCATAACAAAACCATCTCTGTCTTTATCAAATGGTCTTGAAGCAGTTTGTGGGCTATCGTTTCTAGTTGAAAGTGCTTTCATAGCTGCAAATCCACCTATGCCAACAGGGCATATAGCAGATTCAGCTCCAATAACAAGCATTTTATCAGCACAACCTAACATTATAGATTTTGCAGCTTCGCTGATAGCATGAGTGCCAGCAGCACAAGCGGTAACACATGATAAATTTGGACCTTTTAAAGAATGATTTATAGAAATAACTCCACCTAGCATATTTACTAGTGCCGATGGTATAAAAAATGCAGATATTCTTCTTGGTCCTTTTTCTAAACATGTATTTGAGTTTTTCTCAATATTTGGAAGCCCTCCTATACCAGCAGCGGAACAAACACCAAAATTTTCACCATCATAGCTTTCAAATTTAGCATCATTCATAGCATCTTTTGCTGCTTTGATGCCAAGTTGAATAAATCTATCTAATTTTTTAACTTCTTTTGGATCTACTACGCTTAAAGGATCAAAATTTTTAATCTCTGCTGCAATTTGAACAGGAAAATCTGTAACATCAAATTGAGTAATTCTATCAACACCGCTTTTGCCTTCACATATAGCTTTAAACGCACTATCTTTATCAAGTCCTAATGCATTTATCATCCCGATGCCTGTTATAACAACTCTTTTCAATGTATATCCTTAAAAAATTATAACTATTTATTTAGATTTTCTATATATGTTACAACATCTTGAATGCTAAGTAATTTTTCAGCATCACTATCAGGGATAGAAACATCAAATTTCTCCTCTAAAGCCATTACCAATTCAACAACATCTAGAGAATCAGCGCCTAAATCTTCTATTATTTTAGACTCAAGCTTTACGCTTTCAGGACTAACGCTAAGTTGCTCTACAACCACATCTCTTACATCTTCAAATACTGCCATTTACAGCTCCTTATAAAAATTAAAATATAATTATAAAATATTTTAGCTTAAAAACTACATATAAAGCCCGCCATTTATTTTTAAAACATCTCCTGTTATATATGATGAATAATCGCTTAACAAAAATGCAACGCCGTTTGCAACATCGGTTGTGCTTCCAAATCTTTTTAAAGCAACTGCATCTGTATATGATTTTTTGATATCATCGCTAAGTTTATTTGTCATATCAGTTTCTATAAAACCAGGCGTAATACAATTAAAACGAACATTTCTACTCGCACCTTCTTTGGCAAAACTTTTTGACATTGCTATCATACCGCCTTTACTTGCAGAATAATTAACCTGACCAGCATTTCCCATCTCACCAACAATAGAAGCGATATTTACAACAGCACCAAAGCGTTTTTTACTCATTACTTTTAATGCTTCTCTTGAACCAATAAATGCAGAGGTTAAATTTGCATCTATCACACTTGTAAAATCCTCCAACTTCATACGAAGTGCTAGTTTATCATTTGTAATACCGGCATTATTTACAAGATAACTTAGTTCGCCATCACTTTGTATAATAACATTTATAGCATTTATAAACTCTTCTTCATTTGATGCATCAAATTTTATTACAGCTGCCTCGCCACCATTTGAGCGAATTTCTTCTGCTAAAGCATCTGCGATATCCGGATTTGAGCGATAATTTATCCATACTTTTAAATTAAAACTTGCTAAAACTCTGCATATCTGCGCGCCTATACCTTTGCTACCACCTGTTACTAAAACATTTTTTCCACTAAATTTCATTTTATTCCTTAATTTTAATATTTTTTAATATTACAAGAAAATTTTAAATTTATTATAAAATTTCATTTTCTAAAACGCCAATACCTTGTATTTCACATCTTATTTTATCGCCACTTTTTAAAAACTTAGGCGGATTAAATCCCATACCAACACCACTTGGAGTGCCCATAGATACAACACTTCCTGCTTTTAATTTCATACCTTGACTAAGCTCAGATATGACAAAACTTTCATTAAATATCATATATTTTGTATTTGAGCTCTGCCTAAGCTCATCATTTACAAAGCATTTTATATCTAAATTTGAACTATCTATCTCATCAGCACTAATTATCATTGGACCCATTGGGCAAGAGAAATCAAGACTTTTACCAAAATAAAACTGCTTATGGCGATTTTGCAAATCTCTAGCACTAATGTCATTTATGATTGTATAGCCAAAGATGTAATCTTTTGCATTTTTTATATCAACATTTTTTGCATCTTTTGATATGATAACTCCGAGTTCTACTTCATAATCAAGCTGAGAAGTAATATCACTATGAGAGCATATAACATCGCCACTTCCAATGGCTTCATTTACTCTTTTTGAAAAATACACAGCGTATTCGCGTTTGCCATCAAAGTTTAAATTTTTAAATTTATAACTTTCTCTTGCATGATCCATATAGTTTATACCAAGACATATCACATCTTGACGCGGATTAATGGGTGCTAAAAGCTTTATTTTATTTATATTTATTCCGCCACTTTTAGTTGATAAATCTTTTAAATTTTGCATATCTTTTGAAGAGTGATTTACTATAAAATCATGCATATCACTAAAATTTACATTTGCTTCTTTAAATTTAAAAACAGATCCATCTTTTCCCAAAACCCCAAGAAAAATAGTTTCATTTTCTTTAAAAGTTATAAATTTCACACCTAATCCTTTTTAAACTCAATTATTTTAAATCTATCTCCCATAACACGAGGATCTACAAGATATTTAACCTGTGATATAGCGTTTTGATAAGCCCTAAATCCTGCATTTTGTTCTATTTCTTTTACTATATCCATAATGCCAGCATTTATAAGCCAAGCACCTTGTTTGTCAAATTTAACCATTTTAAAACCAGTATTTTCAAATACTTTTTTTATAAGCTTAAAATTTACATCATAAGTTATATCACTGATGCCAAAAAAATCTTTTAAATTTGAAAGTTCAAAAAAATTATAAACTTGATGGTTTTTATAAACTCTAAGTGCGGATTTTTGAGTGTTATTCATATCGCCATAATCAGCAGTTAAAAACCAACATTTTTTAGATGAGTTATAAATTTCCTTTATAAAATTCTCTAAATTTATAGGTATTTCACCATTTTGTATATCAAATTTATTTAATAAAAGCAAAGTTTGTTCGTCTATTTTTTCAAACCTTAAATCATCATCATTAACATATAACATTTTATTATCTTTGATAACTTCACATGCAAAAGTATCTAAAAGCTCATTACTCATAAAAAATGCATTTTCAAAACTACACTCTTTTAAATTTAAATGATGATGTATAGTTATTTTATCTTCAAAACTTTGTTTAAATTTAAGTTGCTGTATTTTCCTTAAATTTTCATGTGGTTCTATAATGTGAAATTTTAAACCCTCTAAAATGTTTTTATCAAAACTATATAGACCTTGTATAAAATCAACCATCATACTACCATCATTTGCACCTATTTCTATAATGTTACAATTTTGATTGATTTGATCATTTTTTACCAAATTTATAAAATATTTTCCAAGAGTTAGACCAAAGATAGACCCAACGCTCACAGAGGTGTAAAAATCTCCATTTTTTCCTACATTTACACCACTTTTATAATAATTATGATTTAACCAAATTTCGAAATATTCGCTAAATTTCATATTCATCAAGTGCTTTTTTAAATCTTTTAAAACCTTCTTTTATCTCTTTTTTACTTATATTTAAAGGCGGTAAAAAACGCAAAATATCTTTGCCTGATTTTAAAATAAGAAGTTTGTTTTTGATACATAAATCATAAATTTTACTAAAATCAACTCCATCATTTACTTTTAAACCAAGCATGAGTCCAAGACCTGTTTTTTCTTTAAAAATTTTAGGGTATTTTGATACAAAAATACTAAGCCCATCGTTAAACTCGCTGATAGTATGGTCTAGTTTTGAGCTTTTTTTAAGTTTATTTAACTCTTTTAAAACGCATAATCCAGCAGAAGTTGCTAAGAAATTTCCGCCAAAAGTACTTCCATGATCTCCTAGCTCAAATATATCCTCTCTTACAACACAAGCTCCTATTGGCACACCACCAGCTAATCCTTTTGCAAATGTTATAACATCTGGTTTAATGCCATAATGTTTAGATGTAACAAACTCGCCAGTTCTATACATGCCACACTGAACTTCATCAGTTATCAAAAGTAAATTTTTCTCTTTTAAAACTTTGGCTAATCTTTGAACTTCTGATTTATCAAGTGCTTTTATGCCACCCTCACCTTGCACAAGTTCAATCATAACTCCAACTGTATTTTCACTGATATTTTTTATAATCTCATCAATGCTATCAAAAAATTTAAATCCCTCAGGATATGGCGAAAAGCAATCAGGATGAAACTTATCTTGACCGTTTGCTTTTAGCGTAGCTAATGTTCTTCCATGAAACGAATTACTCAGCGTTAGTATTTCGAATTTATGCTTTTTAAATTTAACATAGCCATATTTTCTAGCGTATTTTATAGCACATTCATTTGCCTCACAACCGCTATTACAAAAAAATGCGTATGTTTTGTATCCAAGCGTATCGCTTATGAGTTTTGCAAGTTTTTCTTGCGTTTTTATATGATATAAATTTGAACTATGGATAATATTTTTGGCTTGATTTTGTATAGTTGAAATAAGCTTTTTATGAGAATGCCCCAAAGAACAAACCCCAATGCCTGAGCCAAAATCTATATATTGGTTATATTTGTCATCATAAAGCTTAGCACCTTTTCCACATACAAAGCTAATATTAGCTCTATTAAATAAATTCATCAAATTCATTTTTACTCCAATGTTCCTAAATTCCATTGCCTATAATACGCTAACATTCTAAATGCTATCCCAAAAGATAAAAGACAGATAAATGTTATGATATTATTATCTATTCCTATTAAATGAAGCAAATAATATATCGCACTTATGAGTATAGCAACACTTCCATAAAGTCCGCTTAGCAAAAACCAAGGAACTTCATTTAAAACAATATCCCTTAAAAGACCGCCACAAACTCCGTTTATAAACCCAATGGCTATCACACCAAATACATTATAACTATACTCTATAGCAACTATAGAACCGACTATAGAAAACGCAACCACATCTATGGCATCTGTAAAAACAAAAGCGGCATGTGTTTTTATCCTATCATTTTTATGAAGTTTTAAAACAATTGCGAGAGTCATAACGACTATTACAATAGAACACGGCATATAATGAGTAAAAGAGTAAAGCGGACGACCGACTGTGATATCTCTTAAAATACCGCCACCAAGGGCTGTTAAAAAAGAGGATATAAAAATACCCAAAAAATCACATTTCTTTGAAACGCCAAAATAAAACCCGCTAAGAGCAGCTGAGGCTATACCGATATACTCAGATAAAAGAACTATATCAATATCCACTTTTTATCTTTTTTATTTAAAAATTTATTTCATTATAAGATAGCTATTTAAAGCACCAATATATGCCTTTGCAGTAGCCATCATTGTATCAACATCAAGCCCATGACCAATTACAGCTTTTTTTCCATCAAATTCTACTTTTACAACAACTTTAGCAAGTGCATCTTTTCCTTGTGAAACTG is a window encoding:
- a CDS encoding tetratricopeptide repeat protein, whose translation is MKKNIIFSILLSFIFIGCASTSKNLNDRNYKKNTADKSPLTQKQIEAQTYKLEILKTSCDNSQNPQVCEQAGDSANALGKYDIAIKYYDISCKQNFFSSCIKLANVYETATQSNIKDEIKALQIYDQTCKKGDKFSCTKAGDFFYKKDDIKTALEYFNYACGLYEIKSCFLMAEIFEKGKGEIPKDLEIAKNIYTTICFRGDSDGCKKMKKLDK
- the rho gene encoding transcription termination factor Rho, producing the protein MENGKKQHQRTHIPVDGYKIEDLRLLDIKSLVDIAEEIGVENPREFRRQELCFEILKAQTKQGGFILFTGILEITNDGYGFLRAMDANFSDTANDAYVSQSQIRKFALRVGDIVTGQVREPKDQEKYYALLKIEAVNYMPLQEAKDRPLFDNLTPLFPTKKIVLEYESSKLTGRVLDLFTPIGKGQRGLIVAPPRSGKTELMKELAHGIAINHPEVHLMVLLVDERPEEVTDMQRCVKGEVYSSTFDQPAINHVRVAELVIEKAKRLVEMKKDVIILLDSITRLARAYNTVTPSSGKVLTGGVDANALHKPKRFFGAARNIEEGGSLTIVATALIDTGSRMDEVIFEEFKGTGNSEIVLDRNISDRRIYPAIDILKSGTRKEELLQGPDNLQRIWIIRSAMSSMDDVEALKFLYSKMLKTKNNEELLAVMND
- a CDS encoding acetyl-CoA carboxylase carboxyltransferase subunit alpha, which gives rise to MANYLDFEKNIKQLDESIAAAKIKGDTHAVEILGKNLEKEISKTYKNLNEFQRLSLARHPDRPYALDYIRALLTDSYELHGDRAYRDDPAIVCYVGYIAEQKVMVIGEQKGRGTKNKLKRNFGMPHPEGYRKALRFAKMAEKFSLPVVFLIDTPGAYPGIGAEERGQSEAIARNLFALSDIATPTIAIVIGEGGSGGALAIGVVDRLAMLTNSVFSVISPEGCAAILWNDPLKNEIATKAMKITADDLMELNLIDDVIKEPINGAHRDKDGAAKAIGAYVLNTLDELYNLPKDELLKNRMNKILKIGAFKEN
- a CDS encoding SAM-dependent methyltransferase, translating into MNMKFSEYFEIWLNHNYYKSGVNVGKNGDFYTSVSVGSIFGLTLGKYFINLVKNDQINQNCNIIEIGANDGSMMVDFIQGLYSFDKNILEGLKFHIIEPHENLRKIQQLKFKQSFEDKITIHHHLNLKECSFENAFFMSNELLDTFACEVIKDNKMLYVNDDDLRFEKIDEQTLLLLNKFDIQNGEIPINLENFIKEIYNSSKKCWFLTADYGDMNNTQKSALRVYKNHQVYNFFELSNLKDFFGISDITYDVNFKLIKKVFENTGFKMVKFDKQGAWLINAGIMDIVKEIEQNAGFRAYQNAISQVKYLVDPRVMGDRFKIIEFKKD
- the acpP gene encoding acyl carrier protein, which codes for MAVFEDVRDVVVEQLSVSPESVKLESKIIEDLGADSLDVVELVMALEEKFDVSIPDSDAEKLLSIQDVVTYIENLNK
- the fabG gene encoding 3-oxoacyl-ACP reductase FabG, which produces MKFSGKNVLVTGGSKGIGAQICRVLASFNLKVWINYRSNPDIADALAEEIRSNGGEAAVIKFDASNEEEFINAINVIIQSDGELSYLVNNAGITNDKLALRMKLEDFTSVIDANLTSAFIGSREALKVMSKKRFGAVVNIASIVGEMGNAGQVNYSASKGGMIAMSKSFAKEGASRNVRFNCITPGFIETDMTNKLSDDIKKSYTDAVALKRFGSTTDVANGVAFLLSDYSSYITGDVLKINGGLYM
- a CDS encoding fumarylacetoacetate hydrolase family protein, producing MKFITFKENETIFLGVLGKDGSVFKFKEANVNFSDMHDFIVNHSSKDMQNLKDLSTKSGGININKIKLLAPINPRQDVICLGINYMDHARESYKFKNLNFDGKREYAVYFSKRVNEAIGSGDVICSHSDITSQLDYEVELGVIISKDAKNVDIKNAKDYIFGYTIINDISARDLQNRHKQFYFGKSLDFSCPMGPMIISADEIDSSNLDIKCFVNDELRQSSNTKYMIFNESFVISELSQGMKLKAGSVVSMGTPSGVGMGFNPPKFLKSGDKIRCEIQGIGVLENEIL
- a CDS encoding trimeric intracellular cation channel family protein, with protein sequence MDIVLLSEYIGIASAALSGFYFGVSKKCDFLGIFISSFLTALGGGILRDITVGRPLYSFTHYMPCSIVIVVMTLAIVLKLHKNDRIKTHAAFVFTDAIDVVAFSIVGSIVAIEYSYNVFGVIAIGFINGVCGGLLRDIVLNEVPWFLLSGLYGSVAILISAIYYLLHLIGIDNNIITFICLLSFGIAFRMLAYYRQWNLGTLE
- a CDS encoding aspartate aminotransferase family protein, which encodes MNLMNLFNRANISFVCGKGAKLYDDKYNQYIDFGSGIGVCSLGHSHKKLISTIQNQAKNIIHSSNLYHIKTQEKLAKLISDTLGYKTYAFFCNSGCEANECAIKYARKYGYVKFKKHKFEILTLSNSFHGRTLATLKANGQDKFHPDCFSPYPEGFKFFDSIDEIIKNISENTVGVMIELVQGEGGIKALDKSEVQRLAKVLKEKNLLLITDEVQCGMYRTGEFVTSKHYGIKPDVITFAKGLAGGVPIGACVVREDIFELGDHGSTFGGNFLATSAGLCVLKELNKLKKSSKLDHTISEFNDGLSIFVSKYPKIFKEKTGLGLMLGLKVNDGVDFSKIYDLCIKNKLLILKSGKDILRFLPPLNISKKEIKEGFKRFKKALDEYEI
- a CDS encoding DNA polymerase III subunit gamma/tau — encoded protein: MLALALKYRPSNFDGLIGQEQVVKSLKNALDTQRLGHAYLFSGLRGSGKTSTARIFAKAMVCSEGPSSMPCEICDNCKMANENRHIDIIEMDAASHRKIDDIRDLIEQTRYKPAIARFKIFIIDEVHMLTKEAFNALLKTLEEPPEYVKFILATTDPLKLPLTIISRTQHFRFRPINKNEIVKHLQFILSSENIKYEDGVLQILARSGSGSLRDTLTLLDQAIIFTNSNLTKASVSSMLGLLDPDKIEKIFETILKNDKNELINLAKELEGYETQNIIDEMIVNLKDKFLNKDSRYSLLLCERFFKILSKSKTMLSVDVDDNFVLLLMFFMMMEATNLKSIDEMISSLEKDKLNTLDTSTPVSFDKPKKAHYDEFLKNLYDRSYELGKCFDVCIEFVKFESNIMFLNSSASGENQDILRKSSSVIMKVLRQTFDKETKIKIDSYTKEENIQKNDKNIENVNLKNETNEEIQTQNSLNELKTSDIKIDDNQSLNLNKNKEDENISYMNRLFGDPQIQNT
- a CDS encoding beta-ketoacyl-ACP synthase II, which codes for MKRVVITGIGMINALGLDKDSAFKAICEGKSGVDRITQFDVTDFPVQIAAEIKNFDPLSVVDPKEVKKLDRFIQLGIKAAKDAMNDAKFESYDGENFGVCSAAGIGGLPNIEKNSNTCLEKGPRRISAFFIPSALVNMLGGVISINHSLKGPNLSCVTACAAGTHAISEAAKSIMLGCADKMLVIGAESAICPVGIGGFAAMKALSTRNDSPQTASRPFDKDRDGFVMGEGAAALVLESYEDAIARGAKIYAELVGFGESGDAHHITSPVVDGPTRAMKKALNMAGNINIDYINAHGTSTSINDKNETAALKQIFGSKVPPVSSTKGQTGHCLGAAGAIEAVICLMAMQEGTIPPTINYTTPDEECDLDYVPNKARKAELKAVMSNSFGFGGTNGSLIFKRLD